GCAacgcagccttcaggactcctgGTGctggccacagagaactgtgtctattcccctgactatactcTCCCTCATTACTACTACATTTCACTTTTCTGCCTCCTCTTCAATGGCTCCCTGTcccaagttagaacatagaacaatacagcgcagaacaggcccttcggccctcgacgttgcaccgacctgtggacttttctcagctcgtccccctacactatcccaaaaccatccatgagcttatctaaggattgtttaaatctccctattgCTGTGATCAGTTTGCTGATCCTCCCTACAGACTGCACTAACATCCACACAGGGAGTaggaatctcaaacctgttagataaCTTCAAGGTCTGAGTCTCCTTCAGCaatacctcctggatccctctagcTACCTTGCCCATTGTCACAATCCAGTATGGTGGATGGGAGCGGATTGTGGCTGTTACAGCTGCTCCTTTCTCTGAGTCTCCTCCTCAATGCCAGAGCGGATTGTTTTCTTGATGCAGTAATTAGTATTTTTATGTCTTACATTGTTTtgggaactttttaaaaaatagatcaAAAACAATGATACTTTAGATGGGAGGGAAGCGACAGAGCAGGAGACGAagttaaaagggatctggatgagtGCGTgaatattgatttgatttgatttattattgtcacatctacctaggagcagtgcagtacaggcagagaTCATCCGGTGGTTGAACAGGGTGAGGaacacaaagttacagctgcaaagaaggtgcacggAAAGCAAGATTGATCGGGAGGGttcagggggatatgggccaaatgctgacaaagggGATCAGatcactttaggatatctggtcagcatggatgagttggaccgaatggtctgcttctgtataactctgtgactcgatgactctgtccCTTACCACTGAATTTGAGGGCTGAAATCTAAGGGCTGTTGCTCCCTCCTGAAACACAGTATCCAGGtaaatctccccctccctgactccGGCTCATCAGCTCCGAGCTGGGTTCTTCAAGTAACCACAATGGGATCTAGCAGCTTCCACAACATGCAGGTACCACACATTGCCTGGCCTGGGATCTCGATTTTATATACtcagttcttaatttgattttttaaatgattttgttgGCCTTTTTGCTTGCAGCCTGTTAACATTTCtcctatttaccttcaatctggATGTAACTTATAACAGACAGTTACTAACTATCactattagcactgctgcctcacagcaccagggtcccaggttcgattccagcctcaggcgactgtcagtggggagtttgcacattctccctgtgtctgcgtgggtttcctctgggtgctctggtttcctcccacagaccaaatttgtgcaggtcaggtgaattggccatgctaaattgcctgtagcgttaggtgcattagtcaggggtaagtggaggggaatgggtctgggtgggttactcttcggagggttggtgtggacttgttgggccaaagggcctgtttgcacactgtcgggaatctaatttaatcaccAACCGATGTATGCTTTACCTGTTATGTTACTCGTGGGTGGAGCTTGGAAATGGTAATGGTTCAGAAAGAGTTAATGGGGAAGATGCACTGGTGACATTCATATTATCTCTGCCACTTGATAGTATAGTTTGGCTGAACTAGTTAATGTTGATTGTACCAATTGCAATTATACAATACACTACACTTTCTTATGCAAGACAAGTGTTACTTCTTGTGAACACACTCTCATGATTTTTGGATAATTAGACGGGCTGTTAAATCCGACACAGAAAGCAGGATTTGTGAGGTACATCAGCACCCGTTATCTCTAATTCAGTTTTACAGGTTCCTGTTCTAGTTTACAAAGTTTCAGTTGTGTTTTTGTTGCTGTACCTCACCTGGGGCTGATTAACTTGATGAATGGTTTCTTTAAAAGAATACAAAGGAGGATTTGTTGCAGTGAGTAAGCCTCCAGAGGAGCCCAATGCTCCAACTTTTGAATGTTTCTCTGCATTCCCTGGGGTTGGGGCTGATCTGTACTTTAATCCCATTCACCCACCTCAGTGGCGTAAGCCTGAAGCCTGAGACAGCACCATCACAGATTAATTATTTTATCGTGACTCCCTCCACCTCCAGCCTCTCAGTATCTGGCGGAGCTGGAGGGAGGGGCAGGCTGCACATTTCCAAAACCCTTTGTGTGAGAAGCAATTGTGTGGCTCACCCAGACAGTGTGAAAATGTGGCATTCTCTCCCAAAAACGTAGGTCCTGTAGCTGAGTTAAAATGATAAAATCAGTGTTTGTTAACATCTTGACCAGATAGGGGGCAGTAAAGATGTAGAGCAATGGCAGGTGGGTTACAGATCAACCACAGTCACATTCAATGGTGGAGCCAGTGAacggggccgaatggcctcctcctagcTCTTGGTAGGATATTTGTGAACAAGAGAATCAAAGCTTTGAAAGTGCTCACAAGTGATTCTCGATAAAGTTAATAAATCCAACATTTATTATTCCCAAggctgtcctttgatgtgaacaTTATAAAACCTGATTTTAAGCAGCTCCAGGATTGTGATGATTCTGTCAAGGGGTGAATACGGCCAGGTTACAGGACAGGAAACGGATATGATAGGAACGGATTAAATCAGTTTCATCACTTAGAAAcaaaggaggacattcagccccacAAGCCTATCCTAATTTTAAAGTCAAGCACAGACAGGTGTACACTTTAACTCCAGTCACATGCCTTAGCACCAGAATCTAACAATCCCCAGAACCTACACCTTTCCCTGAGAGAGACAGTTCCAGATGCCCCCCCACTACCCCCCCATGTGGGTAGGTGGTTCCTGATCTCCCCCTGTAGGGCCTGGCTCAGATGGGAAGGTCCTGCCCCTTGTCCTGgactctccccctcctctctccatCAACCCAATCAACTCCTTTTATCATCTGAGAGACCTCCATGGGATCCCCCTTTAATCTTCGATACTCAGGGGATAACAATCCGGTCGATACAACCCAGCCTCGTCCTTTAACCCTTTCCTCCCCgggatcattctggtgaatctgctctGTCCCCCCCAAGGCCAATCTCCCCTTCCTGAGGAGTGGGACGCAGACCTGAACCCGGTTCCTCCTGATGGGGCTCAGGCCAGAGTTGGAGAGAAACTCAGAACTGCAGAGGGCAAAACTGGCAATCAGCCCaccatgcctgcactggctcttcgGATGATTATGGTGACTTAGtgatccaggctgggtcaggttTGTCTCAGTGAATAATGAAGTGCAAAAGCTAAACATCTTTTTACTCACTCATGGGTCAAGGACATCACTGGCTgcgcccagcatttattgctcgtccctaattgcctcttgagaaggtgggggtaagctgccttcttgaaccgctacagtccatgtgctgtatttagacccacaatgccctgagggagggaattcaaatatttttacccagcgacagtgaaggaactgcgatatatttccaagtcaggattgggagtggcttggaggggaacttgaaggtggtgccATTCCCACATATCTATGGTCCCTTTCCATCTTCTGAAGTatagagggagtgccgcactgtcggacagtcagtgctgagggagtgccgcactgtcaggggatcggtgctgagggagtgctgcactgtcagagggtcagtgctgagggagtgctgcgctatcggagggtcaatgctgagggagtgctgcactgtcggagggtcagtgctgagggagtgctgcactgttggagggtcagtactgagggagtgctgcactgtcggagggtcagtaccgagagagtgccgcactgtcagatgcgCTGTCTTTCCTGTGTTGTTTCAgtaccaccaccaccctttcaTCTGTCTGAGTGATATTGCAGATGCTCCTGTCAAGCAGGAGTGAATCTTTGGTCCTGAGTTACGATCTGTCACACAGTTTGGCTGATCATTGTCGCagagatcttgctgtgtgtaaattgatgTCACGTTCACTGCTTTTTAATATTGACTACACTTTAGCAATAGACAATTGGGAAAGCTTGTGCTATTATATTATAGCAAGTCCTCTCTCAAAATGTACGAGATTTTTTCACATTGTACTGATTATTTCCTCCTGCAGGTGGACAGTTCCCACGTGACTTCTCCATTTTAGTTACTCTGAAGCCCAAACGGAACACCCAGGCGTTCCTTCTCTCCATCTACAATGAGCAAGGTGTGCAGCAGCTGGGAGTGGAGGTCGGCAGGTCTCCTGTGTTTGTGTACGAGGATCAGAATGGTCGCCCAGCGCCAGAGGATTACCCAATTTTCACCACAACTAACCTTGCTGACAACAAGTGAGTAAGTCGGGAGTGAGGCATCACTGCGCCTGGTTAAGGTCGGCCTAGCGTAGGGCTCTCACAGAGATGCAGGAACTACAGTTGTTTCTGGAGGAGCTGGGATTAGAGCAGGGAAGGTTCGGGGGATTTTATTGAGGTGTTCAGAATCATGAAGCGAGTTAGATCAAGTAAATCAGTGTCTCCAGTGCAGGAGTAACCAAAAAGACCCGCCAAGtcagggagtgtgtgtgaggagtGAGAGTTCATGCGGCAGGTCGATGAGTTTCAAACTGAACTGAGGAGGAATAGCAACCAGAGATGGGGGGAAGGTGGACAAGGTCGCAGGGCTTGCGTTTACAAAGAACAGACAGTGGGAGTGGGTTTGGagagagtgtgtcccagagagttgGGAGAATGTGGAAGAGCCAGGATGGAAATTAATCCAGCAAAGTGATAAaacaaggaatgagaaaaacaaatcTCTGAACCAAGAGAAGGTAGAGCTTCTGATCGGAAAATATTCAACTCACCTTTGAGATTCCAGAGGGAGGGCTGAGATTCCGGAGGGAGGGCTGAGTCAGTCAGTGACATGTAGAATTCAGGTTGaacttagagtcgtagagatgtacagcagagaaacagacccatttgtccaacctgtccatgctaaccagatatcctaacctaatctagtcccattttccagcacttggcctatatccctctaaactcttcctattcatatacccatccagatgcctcttaaatgttgcaattgtaccagcctcccccacaaactctggcagctcattccatacacgtaccaccctctgtgtgaaaatgttgccccttcggtctcttttatatctttcccctctcaccctaaacctatgccctctcgttctggacgcccccacttcagggataagaccttgtctatttaacctatccatgcccctcatgatcttataaacctctataaggtcacccctcagcctccgacgctccagagaaaacagcctcagcctgttcagcctctccctgtagctcaaatcctccaaccctggcaacatccttgtaaatcttctctggacccttttaagtttcacaactaTCGACTAATGTCATGAGATTTTAATTACATGCCAGTGAAATTATTAATTGTGTATTTCACATTATATagattttcaaaacaatttaaatAGTTTCCTTGAGGGTTGCTAAGCAGAGCCAGAAAAATGACAGCATATTCCTGCCCTCACATCCATTCAATCTAATATTGGTTTGCTGGGAAGAATGGCCAAGAGGGGGCTAATGGAAGCTCAGGATCACATTGGGCActcagtctctgtttggtcttaCCAGTGTAGAGAACAGCTCATTGTGAGTGTGAAAGGTAGATTGGATTGAaaggtacaaagaacaaagaacattacagcatagggACAGACCctccggccctccaagcctgcaccaacccagatcctttatctaaacctgtcgcctatttcctaaggatctgtatccctctgctccctgctcattcatgtatctgtccagatacatcttcaACGATGCTATCattcccacccctaccacctccgatggcaacgcattccaggcccccaccacccgcTGTATGAAaaactttccacgtatatctccactaaacctttcccctctctgtttgaactcatgacccctagtaattgagtccccactctgggaaaaagcttcttactatccaccctgtaggcctcaatcaggttcccccttcAACCtctatctttctaatgaaaacaatcctaacctactcaacctctcttcatagctcgcaccttccataccaggcaacatcctggtgaacctcctctgcactctctccaaagcatccacatcctttgggaatgtggcaaccagatctgtacacagtattccaaatgtggtcaaaccaaagtcctatacagctgtaacatgacctgccaacccttgtactcaaaaccccgtctgatgaaggacagcatgctgtatgccttcttgaccactttactgacctgcgttgccaccttaaGGGTACAATGGacatgaacacccagatctctctgtgcatcaattttccccaggacttttccatttactgtatagttcgctctggaattgcatcttccaaaatgtatcacctcacatttgtccggattgaactccatcagccatttctctggCCAGctctccaacctatctatattctgctgtaccccttcactatctgctactccaccaatcttagtgtcatctgcaaacttactaatgaggcaacctacaccttcctccaaatcagttatgtatatcacaaacaacagtggtcccagcatggatccctgtgggacaccactgttcacagctctccattttgagaagtttCCTTCCACTacgactctctgtctcctgttgcccagccagttctctatctatccagctagtacaccctggactccatgtgacttcactttctccatcagcttaccatggggaaccttactaaAGACCATGGATATACCATTTACACaccttccctcattaatcatttatgtcacctcttcaaagaattctattaagttggtaagacatgaccttccctggacaagaccatgctgcctatcactgattaccctattttcttccaaatgggtacatatcctatccctcagtatcttctccagtcgcttccctaccactgacatcagactcactgttctataattacctggattatccctgctacccttcttaaacaaggggacaacatcagcaatcctccagtcctctgggacctcacccatgttcaatgatgctgcaaagatatctgttaaagccccagctatttcctctcccccttccctcagtaacctggggtagatcccatccggtcctggggacttTGAGAATACCCAACCTTAATGCCTTtgagaatacccaacacttcctccctccttatgctgacttgaccttgAGTAagcaaagatctatccctaacctcaacatctgccatgtccctctccttggtgaatactcattaagaatctcatccattttctctgactccacacatatctttcctcctttgtccttgagtgggccaaccctttccctcattaccctcttgttccttatatatgaatgaaaggctttggggttttcatTAATCCTGCtcactaaggatatctcatgacccctctttgtcctcttaattcctcatttcggATTgatcctacattcccgatattcttccaaagctttgtctgttttcagtcgcctcgaccttatgtatgtttcctttttcctctgagctagtctcacaattttacctgtcatccatggttcctgaaccactctgatctagactctggcttccagcatctgcagtccttggttttaCCTAGACTCTGAGGCGATTGAGTTAACTCAGGCTGTATTGAATCAAGCTTaggagagcctgtggaattcactcccaacGAAAGCAGTGTCGGTGTTTTCAAGACGGAGGTAGATACAGCTATTGAGGCTAACGGGATCAGGGATATAGGGATGAGGCTGGCATCAGGAtgttgagctcaatgatcagccatgatcatattgaatgatgggccAGGCTcggggggggctgaatggcctactcctgctgctattttctatgtttcttgctCATGGATACCAAGGCGGTATGTGTGAAATGTTTCCATCAGATTGTGTGTTTTGCAGGTGGCATCGCGTGGCTATCAGTGTTCAGAAAAAGAATGTGACAATGATTGTAGACTGtaaaaagaaaacttcccaaCCACTCCCAAGGAGTAACAACCCCATCGTGGATACAAACGGAATCACGGTGTTTGGGACAAGGATCCTGGATGAGGAAGTCTATGAGGTAACAGCTTTTAAAAATCATCAGCTTTAGAGCATTGTCTCTTCACAGCAAGTTTCATTTACAGCATCTTTAGTCAATTAAAACATCCCAGAATGCTCCAACAGACCACTAAAGGCTCAAACTATGACCTGGGGTCACATGAGGTGATatttaggacaggtgaccaaaataTTGGTTAAAGAGGGAGGTTATAGGAAACATCTTAAGGGAGGACTGAGTGATGAATCTCACTCTGCTCTGGGAGtacactggaaatcaaaccctCCTGTTCCCAGACTCGTCACTAagtgaaagattttgaaatataCACAGAATTCCCATTTCCGAGGTTGAAGGAAAGCAGGGGCGGGATTCTGTAACTAACGAGAATGCTTGTTCATTACAATAAATAGACACTAGCTACAGGTAAATTATCACAAACTGTTGGTGAAAACTCACTTCCTTTTACACAGATAAAGACAGACCCTGAAGGAAATATAAAGAACAGGTATTAACGGCGGGGGGAGATCTGGGAGGGTAGTTCAGTGGTCCCTGTCCATAGGGGTTGTTGAGATGTTCTTGAACTGATCAGAATTCTGcttcttgatcttccttctccagatactttcACTGGTTTTCACAAGGAATGGAGTGACTGGTGCACATTGATAAAGATCTCTGACTTATTAGTGTTCCTGTGAGAGACTAAAAATTGCTCTGTTTTTCAGATTGACTAACTATCTGCCAAAAAAGAAGCTCATTAATTCTGTGTCTCACTTTCATTGGCCGAGCCTATTTGCAGAATTTCATTCATGTTTTTGTTAAAATTGggaaagagaaaaagcagaagGTTAGACAGGAAACTCTGACAAGTCATTGAGTTATTTTAAATCTGCTTGAAGAGGAGTGTTTGT
The Chiloscyllium plagiosum isolate BGI_BamShark_2017 chromosome 11, ASM401019v2, whole genome shotgun sequence DNA segment above includes these coding regions:
- the LOC122554735 gene encoding collagen alpha-1(XI) chain-like — its product is MESPDTRGKPKRWVRVSTLLTLTWMSFLQVSSVTGAGPVDVLQTLDFHNLPNGIRKTPGFCKNRRNAQGADVAFKVTKQAQLSAPTRQLFPGGQFPRDFSILVTLKPKRNTQAFLLSIYNEQGVQQLGVEVGRSPVFVYEDQNGRPAPEDYPIFTTTNLADNKWHRVAISVQKKNVTMIVDCKKKTSQPLPRSNNPIVDTNGITVFGTRILDEEVYEILSLVFTRNGVTGAH